A region of the Phaseolus vulgaris cultivar G19833 chromosome 11, P. vulgaris v2.0, whole genome shotgun sequence genome:
gtaaaaaagtttaaattcataaatttggggttaaattatagttacttttatcaataaatatccaTAAGTGCTTGTAgtttaatatgaaatatgacacttatcaccTATCCATTCACTTTTGTTGTTTTTACACCTACTTTATGACATAGTAGATTGGGCTAGAAGTATATATCTTATGCTTCCTTAGcaaaaataattgtatttattgTACACATTTATCAACCTGTATTGTTTGTAAGTATTTTTTGTTTGGAAAACATGCCAGCCCTTTCATGTGCCATCTAATACTTTGACGCCTTTTAACATTGTGCATAGTAATTTAAGGACATCCCCTTTAAGCACATCAAagcataaatattatatttttcttttggatGATTATTCTAATttcctgtggacctttcttggTAGCAAAAAATTACAAGTATACTTTACATTCTCTTTTAGTGATTTTATTAAGACACACTTTgataagaatattaatttttttgaatgtgACAATAAGAAGGACTTTTACAGTATTTTTAGAAGATGgtcttattttttgtttttcatttttcatgcCCCATATTTCtctaaaaaaatagaaaagttgAACGAAAAATGTGAACTATCAAGAATTTAATTCGCACCCTCCTAACtgttagaattgtaggccttaaacaagaggggggtgaattgttttttaaaCGTTTTTCGCAAATGTACTGGACAAGAGCTCAGTCCTCGGTCTTGGACCAACTACTACTCGGTTCTCGGGTAGGGTAAAAGTCAGCTCGACCATGGACCTGGAGTCAAGGTAGCGGTGTTGGGCCTGTTTGGTTAATGAGCCTAATTTTCTAATGATGTGCTATGATTTAAATTCAAGTTGTATGtgcttaaagataaaatataaagagatattttatgaagatataagataaaatataaagagacattttataaagatataagataaaatataaagagatattttatctgtttgTTGCACGTTGATAGATGTTGTTAACTCTAAAAAGATAGGGAGGTGTATCTATAACAGAATGTGGCTTGCAGTTTAGCACCTAAAGGTCATTGGTGCACGTGGCAAGTGGTTTTCTGTTAGAGATATAAGATAATGTGCTTATTTTCAGTTAATATTTGCTTATCTCAAGTGCAATTGTTGCATGTGCAGTTATAAAAAAGGGTTGAAACCTTAGGTGAAGGTACGTTGTTTTTACACACTACACTGAGAATTATTGTTGCTTTTGTGagcccttactgacttgagtgtcggagtgcaaacggccgtaaGGGCGCCCTCTGTCTCTACAGGTAAAAGCATTCAACAACCAAGAGAAGTGCAGATTCCAGAGGAGACAGGCGAAGCTTGAACCAGTCGCCAGAGTCAACCGACAGCCAAGTCACCGACAAGAACATTGAAGGTGGAGTGAAAGCCAATTAAGAATCAAGGAACAAGAAATCAGATaagaaattaaagagatttGATTTAGTGTGTTTCTagaaatcaaccgattgtttatgcgaatcaaccggttgtttttatcagctgtttataaaaacaaagcaaaacaCAGATTTAAAGGAGTTAAGGGTAGAAAGATCACACAAccaatttatactagttcactcttatccaagagctacattcagtcctcAGAAAAACTCTAAGTATTCCATTAAGCAATCAAATACCTTGATTACAAATCACACAcgaagaggtgatcttgaacccttcaagaacataCACGTCCTTTGGCACACAACACACCATAGATCAGAACACCCTATGACTTTGTGCAACACTAAttaagcaatcttggaaaaCCTTGATTTGAAAGCAATCTTGTTAATCTCTTAAGTGCCTAACAactaggagcgtaaaacaaattatataggCTCCAAttagttgttaaaaacatttaatacaaGACCCAAATCAGTTTATAATCAATCAAAACAAATTtaacaaattctgttaaggattttcaaaaatcaatcggttgatttgttgaaataaccgattgaattgatttgatagcaaagtcaaccaaagtcaaacagtttcaaatcatttcaaaaaaacTCTAAGTgtaaaataaccgattgaaacgataaaacaactggttgtttttccacttctctttgaaaacacatctttttcaAAGGGATTCAAATCAAACAACCTTGGATCAATTCtatgagtggattacaaattcaaactacccaaaACACACCCAGAAACCCATCATCAaagtcttcaagcaatccacATAGATTTGGAGACTTCAAAGCCAATGTTCAACACTAACCCATTATTCCATACCTCCATCTTTTTAGCATCATGCTCTAGTAATGACAACCTATCCTTTAAACATTCTCCTAAACTAATCCCTTAAGCACAAATGTTCAACACAAATTTTATATCATCAAGACCCCCCTTACACACATTTATGGATTTTTGGTTGTTTACTTTACCCTTTTTTCCCTttcattataataaataaattacaaccTCATCCTACTAGGCTATCCATATAATCATCAAAAGATATAAAGGTTACGATTTTTCAAGCTTCAAAATAATTATTCCAAGACATGTCATTTTTATAAGtcccaatttttgttttttaagttgtttatgCATTATTCTACTACATATGATTTTTTGAATGGtggattaatttttttcttgcatcattagaaaaataaatctatgtAGCCATCAACACAACCAAATTCTCCTTCTATAGTTTGCACCTAAGCGACCACAATTTCACATACTACCTCTCTAAATAGTGGACTAGCTACTAGTCACAACTAACCTTTACAAATTGTGTAGCAGTCCACTTCACTATGTCTCCATGATGACACATATTTTATACAcatatttatagttttattgCACAATGGATGtacttttcatatattttattttcagtttttaactaattttcttttaatactAATAAATTGTGTTTAATATACATATTTTGTTTAATCTTGTATTTTCAGCTCATATGACCTTTGGCCATTTTTTGgccataaattattttatagataTTATTTTTGGAAACGTCTATGGATTGACTTGGTTCTTCAATAGTTGAATTGATTGGCAGAAGCAATGAAGAATGATTGTCAAGGAGGAACTTCAAAGAGCTCTTGGATCCTTGAAGTGTCATGAGGTGTATGGAGAGTGATAGGTTAGGCCTAATCACTTGAAGAAAATGAGAGAGATATCAAACAAGGTGTATACCCTAGAGAGAGGAGACAAAGAGAGTTTGACTAGAAAATTTTGTAGCATAACTCATAATATTTGATATGCATTTTCATGAGCCAAGAACCCCTATTTATAGGTATATGGtccaaacaaattataaaagaaatggTGGGAGAATTTAAATTCAAAAGTGGCGCCATTTTCAAGTCACACCTGCCATGTGAAGGCAATGTGACTCATGCGCACCTTCTAGGTTTTCATTATCGGCCTGAGGTTTAAGATAGACCAAAATTGAGTCCAATTAAACCCTATGTAGGCTTAGAAACCCTAACTCTAACCCTGATCTACTCAAggccaaatacaagcccaaaatcTACACTACTTGACCTAATTTTGTAGGTCCAATTATTTTACAAGAAAATGGAATACTATTCTAACTTTTAATAACGAGATCAAGGTCTAAAGAAATGTAAGAATATCCCTTAGACAATCTTTGTTGAGTTTCATTCTTCTCTGAGTCTTTTGGTCCTTGCTATATTAGATTTTGTGGTTGGACGTTTGCCatcaaatatataataatcatttgcataatttttagttttaggAATTGTCTCTTCATCTACTTTTCtctcaatttttgtttttggtgTTCTTCATCCATGGAGAACTAAATCCCGAGGATAATTATTGGAATCAAGATTAAACAAGTTGAATTGAGTTTTGCAGCGATCATTTTATGTTATGGGTTGGTTCTACTcttctttaatttcagttttgcTCTTGTGATTACAATTTGCATTTCTAATTTTAGAATCAAATTaggaaattaaatttttatttgataactAAATACAAATTAGATTGAATGATACTTTGATTTGACCCatataattgatttaattgattaattaaatCGATTAATTTTTCAAACTTGGATCTAAATCTTTAAAGAACTATGATAAGAAGATTGTTTGGTTCATTATTATGTGGATTGATCTCTTTTCATCTTcttgattttgtattttgattactATTTGCATTTTTAATTTGTGTTTCACGATTTTAAATCATAAATCCCTAATTTATTGTACATAACAATACCAAAGATTGAATACAGTTGAATATGTGTCCTCTAAGAATCGATCTAGGTTATGTTCTATGCAAAATTTAGAGATATTTGACTTTAAGAATGACATTGAAAATCACTTTACTCGGGCCTACTTCCAAAAACTGCAGTCCATTCCTCTTCACACCAAACATACCTCTAACTACCCAATCAATAAGAGGCTCAACAAGCCTTGACAATTATAAACATGAATGACTTTATTTGTTTCAGTTACCCATTTTACTCCATATCTTCTTTCTATAAACCCAAAATTGGACTTGACTTACCCAAATTGAAAATCCATTATGTAAGACAAATATAATGCTTTTATTGAAAATAAGACGTTTAATTTAGTACCACAACCTTCTGATGTTAATATTATTCATTatatatgagttttttttttacataaaacaaATACGATCATTTTGAATGATATAAGATTTGTTTTATTAGTGATTACATAATGGTTGGAATAGATTGTGATAAAACTTTTAATCCTAtagtaaaataaacaaaatatggTTTATTCTTAGCATTGTTTTATCAAAATCATGACATATTCATTAGTTGGATGTGCAAAATGCATTGCGAGCTAAAGGAGATCGTTGATATGcattatattatgttatttagAGATTTCTTTCCTGCATACTATGTATATATCTTGAAAAGAACTCTTTATGGTTTCAAATAGCCCTGTTACACCTGATATGAACGATTTGTAATTTGGGTATCTACCATTAATTTCTACAACAACAAATCagatcatttattatttttctattgtaaAGGTAATGACATGATCTACACTCTATGATGATGATATCATCCTTAGGGTTTTTTCTAGTGATCTTCATAAGACTATTATTGATGAGAacaaaaaatacatgaagatgaccaaggatgttgtacttgaagggtcatctcaacaagcaaagaaAGACTTCATCACAAGgaggaatggacaagggccaaaacacttgaagttcttcctattagtcttcttaaaataattagcaaaatgttgtaaataagtgGGCTCACATAAAGGGTCCAAAtagtaaagaataaataaaagtagAGTAGGTTTTATGTAGAACATAAAaggaaggtgtagatatagatataagggATGTTAATCTAcaaagataagtcacaccttccatgtgacataaaaagaaggtgtaggtgtagttttaggaggtgccaaagaaagaaaccaagtcacacctcCCTTGTGACATGTAATTAGTGCCAAATTCAAATGCatctcatttgaattttcccattTTAATTTCAGCCCTCTCAcattataaatagaggtgctatgctcatgtaaattcagatttggaatttgaagaAAAGTTACTATACTAAAATTGTGTGAGTTGTGAGAATTGTTCTCCTTctactagtcttatcttgtgagtttgGAAAGCTCTAAAGTGGCGGCATcttgcacttatcttggatcaatcaccatccaagtggcgtgttcttcCCTTCCATGGTTTCATTCACATAAGTCCTTCTTGCTtcatcttccatttccatttccgCACCTATAATCAAATTCTATTCAATTATATtgtcttgttcttcaattttactgattgttcttgttgttcttatgtttcttttttaattatgcACTTAATTcttcatttcaatcggttcatttgcttttaTATTGTGTTTCTATCCGGTTTAATGttttgttcttgctttcctttcaatttcCGCATTCTATTCTAGTTTCCTATTCGGTATTTTGTTGTGTAAGGAGATGACACTCATGTTCATGAGTTTGGTTCATCATTTAGAAGGCATTGAACTCCATTGATGTTTTCTTAAGCCTCCTCAATTTTGTCCTTATTGTGCCACATTTAAGTCAATTTTACATcaattatttatctattttataaCCTTTAATTATTTGATAGAACTATTATATACAATTGCAATTTTGAATAAAACAACATCACTcgacaattaaaaaaaattcattttaaaatcacttatattgtttttataagtatgtgTGAACAGGTTATGTTTCGTGATTGAAAATTCTTTTATctaataattgattataatcgtacttaattcataattttatctaattttttttggatttggCTACTGAaatttagagaataaaatatatgaacAATGATGATTACATAATCAATGATTCACAttagaaaatttaataaaaagaagagaGGATAAAGAGTAAAAGGGTTTCCAACCCTCACAACATCATCAATCTTTAGAAAATATCAACCCTATCTATATAAATCCTCTAAAACCCAAACAATATCCTAGGATATGACCACTTGCTCCTAGATAAAACAAAACATTACTTTCCCATCTTCATAATTATATTTGTTGTGCATTCACATCAAAGATTGTCCCAGTCTACACTTGTCACCCAGTGGTTTTTTGCCCAATAAACACACTATTCCTCCTTCACTTAATTCTTTAGAGTGTTATGAAATACATACTGTTCTTTATTTCTATTTCTTTGATCACATGGGTTACCATTAAATTTACTGTTTTGAGTGTTTTCCTAAGATCTTACTTTTCAATTGAAGGGCAATGTTCTGCACCTCTCATGTTTTGTTCCTCCTTTCAGCAATACATCTTACTGCACTGCTTGTTAGTTTGATTTAGATATGCCGAAGGTAGCAATTGAAATGGAAATAGCAGAGAGAAGGGAATTGCATCACTGCTTTGAACTTAACTTTCTTTTATTCATCCTTGTATTTGCTATAAATCATCCACTAGtattaattttactttaattagTGTTGCATTGCAGCATATACAATGAGGGATTGTTAAATGAGAAATAAGCTTATGAGATTCATTGAGATGCTATGGATGAACTAATTACATGGGAATGGATGCTATAGGGAGAACTATGAGGAAAATAGTGGTCACTAGTCCTTGCTGGAAGCTGCCTCTGGAAGTTTAAATGTGGGAGGCTTATCAACACCCCTTCTTGAGTATTCTCTCCATCTTCTAGCAGCAGCAGCAGCCCTCTTTGCTCTTTCTTTCATTTCCTCCTCTGCATAATGGTTAACATTTGCAACACATCAATAATATAACCTTCACATAATAGTACTGTGAAATTCAATTTAATTGGAATCCACTAATAATGTTCACGTTCTTTTACCTGTCATCAAATAGTGTTAAAACtgtttaattttgtaataactACTTTAATGTTTTATCTACAAAATTTTCTTATTGATTCACGGGGTAAAAACCTTTTTGAACTTTTGTAGTTATCACAATCAAATAATCAAGCTTACTGATAAGGAATTGCTGAAATAAAGTTCTGAAacaaaacaattgaaaaagGAAACCATTGGCAGATACTGTATATTTTCCAATAACATTTATAGAAACCTTTTGCAATTTCACGTCCAATACCTGAACTTAAGTCTTTTGGTTTGCCCCAGAGATTGTTCCAGAACATATCTGCTTTATCAGAACCTTTCTCCTTCATCATTCTCAATCTTGCTTGTTCCTGCAAAATACACATCAATGTTTAGTCGTTCACTAAACATGCTTTTTATGCCGTGAAACTAGGAAAGAATCACAATTTTTTGTACCCAAGAGACATTGCAGATGGTGTGAAATACTTTTGTTGAATGAAGATTCGCATTAGTTACAAACACCCTTTCTTAATGTAAAATAAGTAATTGAGACATCCCTATAAACCTATGGACTAAGAATATTCGAAAAAGGTTCTGcattattcaataaatattgtATCATATAAACTGCATGATCCTCCTATTTTTCTTAGAAAAATAAGCATTCTAGATTTGAAACTTTCTGTCACTAAGTGGGCAAACGGACTGAAATATAAACATTATACTCCTTTTATATCAAATTTAACAAAAGTATTTTCAGAAAATCATGTTCAGAATAACTGATTTACTTGTATGATTAGAATAAATAGTTACCGTGAATCCATTAAAGCAAATGACCaatgagaaataatttttttggacAGGAATCTCCTGCGCAGGCTTTGGGCTTGGTAATACCAAGACTACCCTTTTGGTCAGAAAAATTGGGTTGAGTTCAGTTTGGTTTCTCAACAACTGGGAACATAAATTTAGTCTTTGAAGAAGTGACATGTTTTAAAAACAGAAGGACAAACATGATGACACTTTCTACCTTTCAAGAAATAAAGGAATGTCAATCAAATTTCTTAAGAGACCAAACTAATATCAACCAATTGGTAGTTTGCTTTCATTTTTAATACCATAAGAACCTACACTTTCCAGAGGTTAGTTGGACAAATCAATGATAAATTCCACACGAATAACAGGATGCAAATGAGTGATTCCCCACTAAATTATGAAAAGAAGAAAGTGATTGAGGATGAGTTGTTACCAAAACTTTTGCCTGCCTCTTTTCCCATCTTGAACTTGCCTGTCATTTAGTTTGGTTGAATTGTGTTAGAGGAAACAGAACACAAATAGTACATTACAATATATGCTACAAAACTACAATCCTAAGCATACTTACTGATTAAAAGATTTTCAATGATGATAGTGCTACCAtgaaatattatgaaaaaaaatgctTTCTTCATCCATGTTTTCAAGACTTTTCAAACATTGTTTCAGGAGTCGGAAAGTCTCAGCCAAGATGTGGGGCATAAAGAAGATGATGATTCAATTCAACCTTATTTTAAACCAAGATAGCCCAATGTAATGTAGCtaaaaatttggaagaaaatCTCTGAACATTTAAACACCAGTTATGCTTACCATTCTAAAAACATCAGTTGATGCTGATCCCATTCCTGAAAGCATTAAGGCAACCTGTCCATATTTACTCTGCTCAGTACAGGTATTAATGGTACACAAAAAGCTTAACTAGAACATGAACAGTTTTTGCTAATCCTGAGTCGTTTGGATTTGGTGATGCGATTATAATGTCTACCATTTTGTAGAAAAAGAGCCACCTTATTTTAGCACATTGATTACCTAAAAGACTGAAACTTCGTGATCATTACTAAGAGAGACAAACTGCatgcattttaaaaaatgttcatattagCTAAATTGTGGATTAAGAAAATTGATCATAAATAATCAAGAAATATTACGGTTGAAAACTTATAACCATATGCTGCTTGGTTAAAACTGTTTCTGATATCAGTAGCCATCTAACAGAAAAAAAGTGACCACAATATATTAAGAATAGAGACTACAAGGAGAAAAAGATCCAGAAGAAGTAGACTTTTTAAATTTGCTCTTACATTGACTCTTTCTACACGGCGCATTTCATCTTCTAACAATGATAGTTGTGCAGCTGATGTCCAATGAATGCAGTCAACAGGGCTAAAATACAAAAGTTATTGTTAAATCATCTTCTGAAATCTCCATTAGCCTAGTACGTTCACAAGCAGTGTTTTTGTCATACCAATGGTCTGAAAAACTCAAGTGCCCCATGGCAACAATCgagatttaaaaatatattgaagaAAGAAAGCATTTTTCCAACAATTTTAAGTCATGGTTACAGTTCTGTGGCAATCCTTGATATTGCGAGAAATTACAGATAAATGTGGCTGATACAACAATAAATTCAGTTTCATTGTGGTCGCAAAGATGGAAAAAACCTTGACATTCTGGCTATAATTGTGATCATGAACCATGTTTGAAAACCTTGCTTATTCCTATATTAATCTATGATATACTAACACACCTAGGAAAGGAGTAAGTGGtgattttacttttctttttgtttctaGATATTTGATTCCCATCTCATACATCTCAACATTCTAAATGTCAAAGGCTTAAAAAATGGTAGATCGTGACCCTCAACTCCAGagactgataaaaaaaacataaccaTATTAGCAGAGGAACCATGCTGATCCTGGAGGGTTGAGCATTTGGAATTAACATCATTTGAGTTAACACTTAGCAGATTTGAGACATTTTTATGTAGCAGGCAAAGGGTATATAAATAATTAGAGAAATGATAGCAACATAATCTTTTGTATATTCTTTTGAACACACTCTTTTATTAGatgaaattaattgaaaattgcAAATTTTACTCCTTCCCATTTTGTAGTTTTCGATAATTCTCAATCAATAGTGTGTGCCTTGCTAGCACTCATCTAATCAGTAACACAGTATGATAATTAACAACCAATATGCTTTTCTAGTGCAGCCATACACCCCCCCAGTTCTGGTAATTAATCTTAGTAATAAATTGGATCAGGAATTTTACAAAACAAaccataaaaaaatagataagaaATACAGAAAGGCTGTACAAGTAAAGTTTAATTGAAGAGCAGAAGCTGTGTGTTTAAAATTAATCATGTTAATGGAAACTACTGACACAAAATTGGGTGATTAGAGTGATGCTTATAGATATACCAACTATCAATAGCCTGTTGAACTAAGTCAGATTTCCCGCATTGACTGTATGCTCTGGCTCTTCCAAATTCCTCCTCTATGCCAAACACATCACAGGCTACATTGGCACAATTTTTGCAGCCTGCCAAGGATTTGAAGTACAATTACTTAACATGCCTTGGAATAGTTCTAGTTGAGATAAcaaaaacaaagaagcaacatcTATGAacatataagataaaattttataGTTTCTAGAATGAGAGACA
Encoded here:
- the LOC137826113 gene encoding chaperone protein dnaJ C76, chloroplastic-like, which encodes MAKLLSPVYTEPLKLHNPLLNFCSRSSWRMLPKTATPMNFVTNNGKRRGCGRVRVAAGEKSFSTSEAVADDYYAVLGLLPDATPAQIKKAYYNCMKACHPDLSGNDPETTNFCTFINEVYGVLSDPIQRMIYDEIHGYSLTSINPFLDESSPKDHVFVDEFSCIGCKNCANVACDVFGIEEEFGRARAYSQCGKSDLVQQAIDSCPVDCIHWTSAAQLSLLEDEMRRVERVNVALMLSGMGSASTDVFRMASSRWEKRQAKVLEQARLRMMKEKGSDKADMFWNNLWGKPKDLSSEEEMKERAKRAAAAARRWREYSRRGVDKPPTFKLPEAASSKD